From a region of the Salinispira pacifica genome:
- a CDS encoding ABC transporter substrate-binding protein, with translation MSTALFASAGSESTVGGLDTIPQRIIALDPFTFEAMVALEAPIIATSRIYIEEFLQKFPEYEEQLQSVVRLELPADPEILLSLEPDAILGRRTAIEGSLRRLSRIAPTVVFANESSADWQESAAFFAAAIGMTTEFDLLDSRFRDRLALLQIDLRRRYGDDLPTVSLLRIMPGRLRLYFTKSFAGIVIDGAGLSHPDHQQELIDRSGRGASLYNLSLEELRLADADYVFAYTTEGLGDDEAQRYLNEVREQSLWASLDAVKNNRVFIVENNWFAAGYIAADAIIDDLYQHILDTGASALP, from the coding sequence GTGTCAACTGCGCTTTTCGCCTCCGCCGGCTCCGAATCGACCGTCGGCGGACTCGACACCATTCCCCAGAGGATCATTGCCCTCGATCCTTTTACCTTCGAGGCAATGGTCGCTCTGGAAGCGCCGATTATCGCGACATCAAGGATTTACATCGAGGAATTTCTTCAGAAATTTCCCGAATACGAGGAGCAGCTTCAATCGGTAGTTCGTCTGGAGCTCCCCGCCGATCCCGAAATACTGCTGTCTCTCGAGCCCGACGCGATTCTCGGGCGTCGCACCGCCATCGAAGGATCCCTCAGGCGCTTGTCGAGAATTGCCCCTACAGTGGTTTTTGCTAATGAATCGAGCGCAGACTGGCAGGAAAGCGCGGCGTTTTTCGCCGCTGCCATCGGGATGACGACGGAGTTCGATCTCCTGGATTCCCGCTTTCGGGACCGTCTAGCGCTTCTGCAAATCGATCTGCGTCGGCGCTACGGCGATGACTTGCCAACGGTCTCGCTCCTTCGGATTATGCCCGGCCGATTGCGCCTTTATTTCACCAAATCCTTCGCCGGAATCGTTATAGACGGAGCCGGCTTGAGCCATCCGGATCATCAGCAGGAACTGATCGATCGTTCAGGCCGCGGCGCATCGCTGTATAACCTGTCCCTGGAGGAACTCCGTTTGGCGGACGCAGATTACGTATTCGCCTATACCACCGAAGGTCTGGGCGATGACGAGGCGCAGAGGTATCTGAATGAAGTCCGGGAACAGAGCCTCTGGGCGAGCCTTGATGCCGTTAAAAACAACCGGGTGTTTATCGTGGAGAATAATTGGTTTGCCGCCGGATATATCGCTGCCGATGCGATAATCGACGATCTGTATCAACACATACTCGACACAGGCGCATCGGCTCTGCCATGA
- a CDS encoding metal-dependent transcriptional regulator — protein sequence MTEYSESLEMYLETILDLSVDGDEVYSVDVAKKLKVSKPSVNRALGILKNDGMINHEHYGSISLTKQGLALAEDVRLRHDSIKAFLICSLNLDPALAEKDACRMEHILSPGTLEAIKDFVKSHTKEPT from the coding sequence ATGACCGAATACAGCGAATCACTGGAAATGTATCTGGAAACCATACTCGATTTGTCAGTGGATGGAGACGAGGTTTACTCTGTCGATGTGGCAAAAAAGCTCAAAGTATCAAAGCCAAGCGTGAATCGCGCGCTTGGCATACTTAAGAATGATGGTATGATCAATCACGAACACTATGGAAGCATCAGCCTCACAAAGCAAGGTCTGGCGCTTGCCGAAGATGTGAGGCTTCGCCATGATTCTATCAAGGCATTCCTGATCTGTTCCCTTAACCTGGATCCCGCTCTGGCGGAAAAAGACGCATGCCGCATGGAGCATATTCTTTCCCCAGGAACCCTCGAGGCTATTAAAGATTTCGTCAAATCCCATACCAAAGAACCGACGTAA
- a CDS encoding ABC transporter ATP-binding protein: MADVSIYEQKLQLKRKTGIPRLLEIAGTKSILLIFASLLAVVAVLAQITPFLTVFLLVQELIGNIGNLKAIDQSYVWSLAWFTLGGVAVSGIMLYAGGMLSHIAAFNILYEIRVALAGKLARLPMGFFTRNASGRVKKVLSEDVERIELFVAHHILDILQAAVLPVVSITALFVLDWRLGLGAVIPVPLALLAQYSMMNESGLALYKQWQEKLSSMNGTIVEYVRGMPVVKVFNQTVGAFKRFAADVYAYRDLTLHWIKVSSTPFGGFITLLSSSALFITPIAIFLIRAVPEDGYASLITTVFLFLFISMGIAVPMYKLMTLVPLLIQVSTGLASIDDILDEKEIADTQSKQSLQDAEIKFKDVVFAYEQKPVLNGVSFTVHPGTVTALVGPSGGGKTTIANLIGRFWDVKTGSVTIGGMDIRDMAIEQLNETVSTVFQDVFLFFDTIEENIRMGNAEASFADVQAAAKAAQIHEFIESLPDGYQTLIGEGGTYLSGGEQQRVSIARAILKDAPVVVLDEATAYADPENEARIQAALAEVLRNKTVVIIAHRLYTITDVDQILVINNGRIEESGTHGELLAESGLYKRMWDVHAAARNWNIDTEEKK, from the coding sequence GTGGCCGATGTATCGATATATGAACAGAAATTGCAGCTAAAACGGAAGACGGGCATTCCACGTCTGCTGGAAATTGCCGGAACGAAGTCGATCCTGTTGATTTTTGCCAGTCTGCTGGCGGTCGTTGCGGTTCTTGCGCAGATAACGCCGTTCCTGACGGTGTTTCTTCTCGTGCAGGAACTCATCGGGAACATCGGCAACTTGAAAGCCATAGACCAATCATATGTATGGAGCTTGGCCTGGTTTACCTTGGGTGGGGTAGCAGTCTCGGGAATCATGCTGTATGCAGGGGGAATGCTCTCTCATATCGCCGCGTTCAACATTCTGTATGAAATCCGGGTTGCCCTGGCGGGCAAACTGGCCCGGCTTCCTATGGGGTTTTTCACACGGAATGCCAGCGGTCGGGTAAAAAAAGTGCTCAGTGAGGATGTGGAGCGCATTGAGCTGTTTGTGGCCCATCACATCCTGGACATTCTTCAGGCTGCCGTCCTCCCTGTCGTCTCCATCACCGCCCTTTTTGTTTTGGACTGGCGCCTGGGCCTGGGAGCAGTAATCCCCGTCCCCTTGGCGTTGCTCGCTCAGTATTCCATGATGAATGAAAGCGGCCTTGCTCTCTATAAGCAGTGGCAGGAGAAGCTTTCTTCCATGAACGGAACAATTGTGGAATACGTCCGGGGGATGCCGGTCGTAAAGGTATTCAATCAAACCGTCGGGGCGTTCAAGCGCTTTGCTGCCGATGTCTATGCCTACCGTGACCTCACCCTCCATTGGATCAAGGTATCGTCAACACCTTTTGGTGGCTTTATTACGCTCTTAAGTTCCAGCGCGCTGTTTATCACGCCCATCGCGATTTTCCTGATCCGCGCGGTACCCGAGGATGGCTATGCCTCCCTGATCACCACGGTATTTCTGTTCCTCTTTATTTCCATGGGAATTGCCGTGCCGATGTACAAGCTGATGACCCTGGTTCCTCTGCTGATTCAGGTCTCCACGGGACTTGCAAGTATCGATGATATTCTCGATGAAAAGGAAATCGCAGATACCCAATCAAAGCAATCCCTGCAAGATGCAGAAATCAAATTTAAAGACGTGGTATTCGCCTATGAGCAGAAGCCGGTTCTCAACGGAGTATCCTTCACGGTGCATCCGGGTACGGTAACCGCTCTCGTCGGTCCCTCAGGCGGAGGGAAAACTACCATTGCCAACCTTATTGGAAGGTTCTGGGATGTGAAGACCGGCTCGGTCACCATCGGGGGAATGGATATCCGTGATATGGCCATCGAACAGCTCAACGAAACGGTCTCCACAGTTTTCCAGGACGTATTCCTGTTTTTCGACACCATCGAGGAGAATATCCGGATGGGCAATGCGGAAGCTTCATTCGCCGACGTTCAGGCGGCTGCCAAGGCCGCGCAGATTCACGAGTTCATCGAATCGCTACCCGACGGCTACCAGACACTTATCGGAGAGGGAGGAACCTATCTCTCCGGCGGAGAGCAGCAGAGGGTTTCTATTGCCCGGGCGATTCTCAAGGACGCACCCGTGGTGGTCCTCGATGAAGCCACCGCGTATGCCGACCCGGAAAACGAAGCGCGTATTCAAGCAGCCCTTGCCGAGGTGCTTCGGAACAAAACGGTGGTGATAATAGCCCACCGACTGTACACCATCACCGATGTGGACCAGATTCTCGTTATCAATAACGGCCGAATCGAAGAATCCGGGACCCATGGAGAGCTGCTGGCCGAATCTGGGCTCTACAAGCGGATGTGGGATGTCCACGCGGCAGCTCGCAACTGGAATATCGATACGGAGGAAAAGAAATGA
- a CDS encoding ABC transporter ATP-binding protein, with protein MNDALRTMTNNNPGILRKPILFSLLRAFMQGQPYFVILMVMLELLNPLLTPGLSVNYFRLWLYVGWLAAALLLLFLFSRVAYAAESSMAYSVGAEGRLSLGDHLRTLSMGFFKGRDPGDITALMLQDYTNVEMLLSHILLDAISALMLPAVFLIALIPYDWRMALITLVPIPLAIVTAILARVVVYRKGAEQIASKNAASSRMLEYLDGMKNIKSHNLQGKKFTRLKASFERLRKDSIVLEGIAGPAVIIGVWFLNAGIALIMISGISFLLQGTLSVPVFLFFLIIGTRMYDPLSRVMISFAEMSYFSVSLGRITEILKTKALAEPETSEELLQHDIEFENVSFRYHDTDVLQDVSFRLEENSMTALVGPSGSGKTTITRLIARFWDVNQGAIKIGGKPIASYASDELLSKISMVFQDVYLFNDSILANIKVGKADATMDEVIAAAKKARCHEFIEAFDDGYDTMVGEGGATLSGGEKQRISIARAILKNAPIVLLDEATASLDPENEHYIQDAIGELIRGRTLIVIAHRLSTVTKADQILVLENSTLIQNGTHEELLSEVNGLYARMWHEQEKAHSWKLGTNNGSRTAAVGSIRQ; from the coding sequence ATGAATGACGCGCTTCGGACCATGACCAATAACAATCCCGGGATACTTCGAAAGCCCATACTTTTTTCCTTGCTTCGGGCATTTATGCAGGGGCAGCCGTATTTCGTCATTCTGATGGTTATGCTCGAGCTCTTAAATCCCCTCTTAACCCCCGGTCTTTCTGTAAACTACTTCCGGCTCTGGCTCTATGTCGGCTGGCTCGCTGCAGCTCTTCTGCTGTTATTCCTGTTTTCCCGGGTCGCCTATGCCGCAGAGTCTTCGATGGCATACAGCGTAGGGGCAGAGGGACGGCTTTCATTGGGAGATCATCTGCGCACCCTTTCCATGGGATTCTTCAAGGGTCGGGATCCCGGAGATATCACCGCGTTAATGCTCCAGGACTACACCAACGTGGAAATGCTGCTTAGCCATATCCTCCTGGATGCTATCAGCGCATTGATGCTCCCGGCGGTCTTCCTCATTGCCCTGATTCCTTATGACTGGCGGATGGCGCTCATTACCCTTGTGCCGATCCCCTTGGCAATTGTGACCGCGATTCTGGCCCGGGTGGTCGTTTACCGAAAAGGGGCCGAGCAGATCGCCTCAAAGAATGCGGCGAGTTCCCGGATGCTCGAGTACCTTGACGGTATGAAAAACATTAAATCCCATAATCTCCAGGGGAAGAAGTTCACCAGGCTCAAGGCATCGTTTGAGCGGCTTCGCAAGGACAGCATCGTCCTGGAGGGGATAGCAGGTCCCGCAGTGATTATCGGGGTCTGGTTCTTGAATGCCGGTATCGCCCTCATCATGATCTCGGGTATCTCCTTCCTGCTCCAGGGAACGCTTTCGGTACCGGTGTTCCTCTTTTTCCTCATCATCGGCACGCGAATGTACGACCCCCTGAGCCGGGTGATGATCAGTTTCGCCGAAATGAGCTATTTTTCGGTTTCCCTGGGCCGGATAACGGAAATCCTCAAGACCAAGGCCTTGGCGGAACCCGAAACCTCGGAAGAACTTCTTCAGCACGATATTGAATTTGAAAACGTATCGTTCCGGTATCACGATACCGATGTATTGCAGGATGTGAGCTTCCGCCTCGAAGAAAACAGCATGACTGCGCTGGTAGGCCCTTCAGGATCGGGGAAAACCACCATTACCCGGCTCATTGCCCGCTTCTGGGACGTGAATCAGGGGGCCATCAAGATCGGCGGAAAACCCATCGCCAGCTACGCCAGCGACGAATTATTATCAAAAATCAGCATGGTGTTTCAGGATGTGTATCTCTTTAATGACTCCATCCTGGCGAACATCAAGGTGGGCAAGGCCGATGCAACCATGGATGAGGTTATCGCCGCAGCAAAAAAAGCCCGTTGTCATGAGTTCATCGAAGCCTTTGATGACGGTTATGACACCATGGTCGGGGAGGGCGGCGCGACGCTTTCCGGGGGAGAGAAACAGCGCATCTCCATCGCCCGGGCCATTCTCAAAAATGCCCCCATCGTGTTGCTCGACGAAGCTACGGCGTCCCTCGATCCTGAAAACGAACACTATATTCAGGACGCTATCGGCGAATTGATTCGGGGCCGGACGCTTATTGTGATCGCACACCGTTTGAGTACGGTGACCAAAGCGGACCAGATCCTCGTCCTGGAAAACAGCACACTCATTCAAAACGGCACCCACGAAGAATTGCTGAGCGAGGTGAACGGCCTGTATGCCCGGATGTGGCACGAGCAGGAAAAAGCCCATTCATGGAAACTGGGGACCAACAACGGTTCGAGAACCGCCGCCGTTGGCTCGATTAGGCAGTAG
- a CDS encoding PAS domain-containing protein: protein MRNDIQYTKMDGRDEDVGFHNRLRNTVLGLDEHEGLLLIKEFEPTPLYPFMENLGFDHHCIEISADEFHTWFYRPAESRSMDSHLELDMDRIETIMNIKRQFVSGYISMESARDELHREFTEISVDEFAYAEQKLKSEGVDDDVITEKMDDIIRLFKPFLRHHEERLPDWHPIKAYLDECQEFESLLESMEALRSGKFIINPWLIVYEKLETINTHFARKQNQLFPLLEQKGFDRPSRIMWTFDNGVRDSIKKGRILLDSEKQAEFLEHQDQVIELVRDIIDKEREVLYPTSLKLISEKEFLMMRSSDEEIGYALISTPPPGPQITAQSESLPYSSVSTSAESMSLAADLAAILQRHGVGIADDKRGELDVSRGKLTLEQINLMYRHMPVDFSFVDENDIVRFYSDTTERVFPRSPGVIGRAVQNCHPRESVDTVERILKAFKAGTHSTAEFWLELGGKFLYILYTAVRDENGAYRGTLEMMQDVTRIRSLSGTQRLLNWDNESAGAGTIADTVDEPAGARTAGNPGELSADTRLSELLAAHPLVKDYLISLTPKFKKLKNPILFKTMSSMATLGMIAERGGLNLEDFINGIQREIRNSEDAAPDIDNE from the coding sequence ATGAGAAACGATATCCAATACACGAAAATGGACGGCCGGGATGAGGATGTGGGATTCCATAACCGGTTGCGGAATACCGTGCTTGGTCTGGACGAACACGAAGGACTGCTGCTGATCAAGGAATTCGAGCCGACCCCCTTGTACCCGTTCATGGAGAATTTGGGTTTCGATCATCACTGCATCGAAATATCCGCGGATGAATTTCATACCTGGTTCTACCGTCCAGCTGAAAGTAGGAGCATGGATTCTCACCTCGAGCTGGATATGGACCGGATCGAGACGATCATGAACATCAAACGGCAATTTGTATCGGGGTATATCTCCATGGAAAGCGCCAGAGACGAACTTCACAGAGAGTTTACGGAAATTTCCGTCGATGAATTCGCTTATGCCGAGCAGAAGCTCAAATCCGAGGGGGTGGATGACGATGTCATTACCGAAAAAATGGATGATATCATCCGGCTTTTTAAACCGTTTCTCAGACACCACGAAGAGCGACTACCTGACTGGCATCCGATCAAAGCCTATCTCGATGAATGCCAGGAGTTCGAAAGCCTGTTAGAGAGCATGGAAGCGTTACGCTCGGGTAAATTCATTATCAACCCCTGGCTCATCGTGTACGAAAAACTTGAAACAATAAACACCCATTTCGCCCGCAAGCAAAATCAGCTCTTCCCGCTATTGGAACAGAAGGGCTTCGACCGGCCATCGCGGATCATGTGGACATTCGACAACGGCGTGCGGGACAGCATTAAAAAAGGGCGGATACTACTGGACAGCGAAAAACAGGCGGAATTTCTCGAGCACCAGGATCAGGTGATTGAACTCGTCCGTGACATCATCGATAAGGAACGGGAAGTATTGTATCCGACATCACTGAAACTCATCTCTGAAAAGGAGTTTTTAATGATGAGGAGCAGCGACGAAGAAATCGGATATGCACTGATCAGCACCCCTCCTCCGGGGCCGCAGATTACCGCCCAGTCAGAATCCCTGCCTTATTCATCAGTCAGCACCTCCGCCGAAAGCATGAGTCTGGCTGCAGATCTCGCGGCGATACTTCAGCGGCACGGAGTGGGAATCGCTGATGATAAGCGGGGAGAGCTGGATGTCAGCAGGGGAAAACTCACCCTGGAGCAGATTAATCTGATGTATCGGCATATGCCCGTCGATTTTTCCTTTGTTGATGAAAACGATATCGTCCGTTTTTACAGCGATACAACAGAGCGGGTCTTTCCCCGGAGCCCGGGTGTGATCGGGCGCGCGGTGCAAAATTGCCATCCACGTGAAAGCGTGGATACCGTGGAACGGATCCTCAAAGCATTTAAAGCGGGTACCCATTCAACAGCGGAATTCTGGCTGGAGCTGGGGGGAAAGTTTTTATACATCCTGTACACCGCTGTCAGGGATGAAAACGGTGCGTACCGGGGAACTCTGGAAATGATGCAGGATGTAACGCGGATCCGCAGCCTGAGCGGTACTCAGAGGCTATTGAATTGGGATAATGAATCAGCTGGGGCGGGTACAATCGCAGATACCGTCGATGAGCCTGCCGGAGCACGTACTGCGGGGAACCCCGGAGAACTGTCTGCCGATACCAGACTCTCTGAACTGCTTGCTGCGCATCCATTGGTCAAAGATTATTTGATCAGCCTCACGCCGAAATTCAAAAAGCTTAAAAATCCAATCCTGTTCAAAACGATGTCGTCGATGGCAACCCTTGGGATGATAGCAGAACGGGGTGGGTTGAACCTCGAAGATTTTATTAACGGGATTCAGAGGGAGATCCGCAACTCCGAAGATGCAGCCCCGGATATTGACAATGAATGA
- a CDS encoding ABC transporter substrate-binding protein, translating to MINNNVRVVGLLMLAFTIVFPLFAGGAGETSHETELTEPTVGEIPAVSPVETIHDNWLGDSAEGSWIISELDGSWFVSDHMGNKVDLRAYDRVVITSAGAVEALYLINGEEAIAGIGTSRSGIWPEDHTQKLPSVGSLARPNFEQIVALEPDLVLLNGMNADLVGQLAQMGIPALIHGPDTISAILNNTLVLGLFSDRVDKSVDLLMEKVEALNEISNRLSASPLELKGAFIYSVGPIMAFDSDTLAGEILKRIGVENIADGVIGESPILSSEYILAENPDFIFGAMSITSAEDIMNADPVIERTTAGLHGNLAIIPSSLILRPTPRIVDELENLYNQILQMK from the coding sequence ATGATCAACAATAATGTACGGGTCGTCGGCCTGCTAATGCTGGCCTTTACAATAGTATTTCCGCTATTTGCCGGAGGAGCTGGAGAAACCTCCCACGAAACGGAGCTGACTGAGCCGACCGTGGGAGAAATACCGGCGGTTTCGCCGGTGGAAACCATTCATGATAACTGGTTGGGAGATTCGGCGGAAGGTTCCTGGATAATCAGCGAGCTGGACGGATCCTGGTTCGTCAGTGACCATATGGGCAACAAAGTTGACCTGCGAGCCTATGATCGGGTGGTGATAACCTCCGCCGGAGCGGTTGAAGCCCTCTACCTGATCAACGGTGAAGAAGCAATTGCCGGCATCGGAACCTCGAGATCGGGTATCTGGCCTGAAGATCATACCCAAAAGCTCCCAAGCGTCGGCAGTCTGGCACGGCCCAATTTCGAACAGATTGTAGCCCTCGAACCGGACCTGGTACTACTGAATGGCATGAATGCCGATCTGGTTGGGCAATTGGCACAGATGGGAATACCCGCTCTTATTCACGGCCCAGATACCATTTCTGCGATCTTGAACAACACCTTGGTGCTCGGCCTGTTTAGCGATCGAGTTGATAAATCCGTGGATCTGCTGATGGAAAAAGTTGAGGCGCTCAATGAGATTTCCAATCGCCTCAGCGCATCTCCCCTTGAGCTAAAAGGTGCTTTTATCTATTCTGTGGGACCCATCATGGCCTTCGACTCCGATACCCTGGCAGGGGAAATCCTGAAGCGCATCGGTGTGGAAAACATCGCTGACGGCGTAATTGGTGAATCCCCCATTCTCAGCTCCGAGTATATTCTTGCGGAGAATCCAGATTTTATTTTCGGCGCAATGTCCATTACCAGTGCAGAGGACATCATGAATGCCGATCCGGTTATAGAGCGGACCACTGCCGGTCTCCATGGCAACCTGGCGATTATTCCGTCCTCGCTAATTCTTCGTCCCACGCCTCGCATCGTTGACGAATTGGAGAACCTGTACAACCAGATTCTCCAGATGAAATAG
- a CDS encoding radical SAM protein yields the protein MKMNGRFRSHHDTQAAVSKALENKQGKSGGPPNRTLPRESSSTEMKAAMANSLQFTDLLAMIPEDHPRGLYLHLPYCDRICSFCNMRREQSTGENLHAYARHLNTVFSSISHTPYVRSRPFDVLYFGGGTPSVLSNHDTSQLYPLIRKSLELAPGHEWTVESTLHNLTDEKLRIFSDCGVNRLSIGIQSFTDNGRKMLGRSGDGAWARRKFETIRGRFDGTVAIDLIYSWPGQSQEHLERDIQYIRELDIDSISFYSLMIHPGSTLSNDIDSGRLLFEKTDEYDRQMHNRFYESMLAQGYELLELTKIVKPGRDSYRYIDIRYQNCDLLPLGNGAGGRVMGHRVYHMDAERTMISPPKQEADRYNLLIGLLQFGNYHAEKIASILSGLSFEFIENILSEYESAGLLSRSDDDGARRLSPDGVFWGNNLAVDLIERVIEAQD from the coding sequence ATGAAAATGAATGGTCGATTCCGAAGCCATCATGATACCCAGGCCGCAGTAAGCAAAGCGCTAGAGAATAAACAGGGGAAATCCGGGGGTCCCCCGAACCGTACCTTGCCCCGGGAATCGTCGAGCACGGAAATGAAAGCCGCAATGGCAAACAGTCTTCAATTTACCGATCTGCTGGCCATGATTCCTGAAGATCACCCGCGGGGGCTATATCTTCATCTCCCTTACTGCGATCGAATCTGTAGCTTCTGCAATATGCGTCGCGAGCAATCCACCGGAGAGAATCTGCACGCCTACGCCAGACATCTGAACACGGTTTTTTCATCGATTTCTCACACCCCGTATGTACGGTCACGGCCTTTCGATGTGCTCTATTTCGGCGGCGGAACCCCCTCGGTGCTCTCAAATCACGATACTTCACAACTGTATCCGCTGATTCGCAAGAGCCTTGAGCTGGCCCCGGGGCATGAGTGGACAGTCGAATCCACGCTACACAATTTAACAGATGAAAAATTAAGGATTTTTAGTGACTGTGGCGTCAACCGACTAAGCATTGGAATTCAGAGCTTCACCGACAATGGCCGGAAAATGCTTGGGCGAAGCGGCGACGGCGCGTGGGCGAGAAGAAAATTCGAAACGATCCGGGGCCGGTTCGACGGGACAGTTGCAATTGATCTTATTTATAGCTGGCCCGGTCAGAGCCAGGAACACCTGGAACGAGATATTCAGTATATCCGCGAATTAGACATCGACAGCATCAGTTTCTATTCACTTATGATTCACCCCGGTTCAACCTTGAGTAACGACATCGATTCGGGACGACTTCTTTTCGAAAAGACCGACGAGTACGACCGCCAGATGCACAACCGCTTCTACGAAAGTATGCTCGCCCAGGGGTATGAGCTGTTAGAGCTTACCAAAATTGTCAAACCGGGACGTGATTCGTACCGCTATATCGATATCAGGTATCAAAATTGCGACCTGCTGCCCCTGGGAAACGGTGCGGGAGGGCGCGTTATGGGCCACCGGGTCTACCATATGGATGCTGAACGAACCATGATTTCCCCGCCGAAGCAGGAAGCGGACCGATACAATCTGCTCATTGGACTTTTACAATTCGGAAACTACCATGCAGAAAAGATCGCATCGATTCTCTCCGGACTGTCCTTTGAGTTTATAGAAAACATTCTATCCGAGTATGAATCAGCAGGGCTTCTTTCTCGCTCAGATGATGATGGGGCCCGCAGATTGAGCCCGGACGGCGTATTCTGGGGCAACAATCTCGCAGTAGATCTTATTGAACGGGTAATTGAAGCGCAGGATTGA
- a CDS encoding ABC transporter ATP-binding protein: MVIASKLHYAYADGETHHHKNILNGVDLDIRPGQVLGILGPNGSGKTTLLKNIQLFLKPDQGEITYDGIPHTNIKSGEIAKRVSLVPQKSGGGQSLKVKEMVLLGRIPHIANRWAGFSAHDYQIAKAVMESLDLVKFADRHCHCLSGGEFQKVLLARALCQESGILLLDEATANLDMHHSVEIMELVRKRAANGTTVAAVLHDLNLAAAFCDRVVFMHEGVVFRNGLPGETMTAEVIATVYGIDAYVSRDENGIPFVLPRRNRCNPNASPPTPAAVPGVKIGEIP; this comes from the coding sequence ATGGTGATTGCGTCGAAACTCCATTATGCCTATGCTGATGGAGAAACCCATCATCACAAAAACATACTCAACGGCGTCGATTTGGACATTCGCCCCGGGCAGGTACTCGGCATCCTCGGGCCCAACGGCTCGGGGAAAACAACCTTGTTGAAGAACATCCAGCTCTTCCTGAAACCCGATCAAGGCGAAATCACATACGACGGCATCCCCCACACCAACATCAAGAGCGGGGAGATCGCCAAACGAGTGAGCCTGGTCCCCCAGAAATCCGGGGGCGGCCAGTCGCTGAAGGTAAAGGAAATGGTTCTCCTGGGGCGAATACCTCATATTGCGAACCGCTGGGCCGGATTCTCGGCCCATGATTACCAGATTGCAAAAGCAGTAATGGAGTCCCTGGATCTGGTCAAGTTCGCAGACCGGCACTGCCATTGCCTCTCTGGAGGAGAATTTCAGAAGGTTCTGCTGGCCCGAGCCCTTTGCCAGGAAAGCGGTATTCTTCTTCTCGACGAGGCGACGGCGAATCTGGACATGCATCATTCGGTGGAAATTATGGAGCTGGTTCGAAAGCGCGCTGCCAATGGAACCACAGTTGCCGCGGTGCTTCATGATCTGAATCTCGCTGCAGCATTCTGCGATCGCGTGGTATTTATGCATGAGGGCGTTGTCTTCAGAAACGGACTTCCTGGGGAAACCATGACGGCTGAAGTAATCGCCACGGTATATGGCATTGATGCCTATGTCAGCCGGGATGAGAACGGCATACCCTTCGTTCTTCCCCGCAGGAACCGGTGTAACCCCAATGCCTCCCCACCTACACCAGCGGCAGTTCCCGGAGTCAAGATAGGAGAAATCCCATGA